From Pelotomaculum schinkii, the proteins below share one genomic window:
- a CDS encoding FMN-binding protein, whose amino-acid sequence MRKCVVLLFAAAAILVLTVTGCSSGNSKKMTPPQKEALQELLGSEQEIADEAIKGIELTEEVKEKFPAVKNAYEITCGEQKNYAFLSSPLGYRSAIDLFVLIDGEKNELLGIRVLQHDETPLYGGDSLTKEWFLDRFNNKSAGAYLNRVVLEPSRPNDIIQITCATVSSQAVINGVNAAMGTYRELLLGEEAEPVPLKVEGFVTEIQ is encoded by the coding sequence TGCGTAGTCTTGCTGTTTGCTGCTGCAGCTATCCTGGTTTTAACCGTGACCGGGTGCTCTTCCGGTAATTCAAAAAAAATGACGCCTCCCCAGAAGGAAGCCCTGCAGGAGTTGCTGGGAAGCGAGCAGGAAATCGCAGACGAAGCTATAAAGGGCATCGAACTGACGGAGGAAGTTAAAGAAAAGTTTCCTGCCGTAAAAAATGCTTACGAAATAACTTGCGGCGAGCAGAAAAATTATGCTTTTTTATCAAGTCCTCTGGGCTACAGGAGCGCGATAGACCTATTTGTTTTAATAGATGGCGAAAAAAACGAGTTGCTGGGGATCAGAGTATTGCAGCATGATGAGACACCCTTGTACGGAGGAGATAGTCTGACCAAAGAATGGTTTTTGGACCGGTTTAACAACAAAAGCGCCGGCGCCTATTTAAACAGAGTGGTTCTGGAGCCGTCCCGGCCAAATGATATTATCCAGATTACCTGCGCTACAGTAAGCTCCCAGGCAGTGATCAACGGGGTCAACGCCGCAATGGGGACCTACCGCGAGTTGCTCCTGGGGGAGGAAGCTGAGCCGGTACCCCTGAAGGTAGAAGGGTTTGTCACGGAAATACAGTAG